From the genome of Mucilaginibacter paludis DSM 18603:
CTCAGCCCTACCGATTCCACCACATTAGCCAGGGCTGGCAACGTAGTACTTAGGATGCACGGTGCATCAATATTGAACGCGCAAGGTTTACTAACAGCCACCGCTCCGCTGGTTATTAATTTATTCCGCGGTTTAGAGCGCGAAAAGGTGGAGATTTTGCCACTGGCTACCTCTATTATCGATGTTAATCCCGGCCTGAAGGGCCAACAACAACCTAAATATTAATTAAAAAAGGGCAGCCTGGGCTTTGCCTCCGACTGCCCTTTTTTAATTTTTACAGGCAATAGATACTGCCAGTTTTTTGTGATGCTTTCATCAACTTAATCACAGGGCATGAGGCATTATCCGGCAGGACCTTTGCCACCGATGACCCCGGACAAGTTACCCGGTAGGGGACTGATCTGGAAAGGATCATGCCTAATCTCGTAAACTATCTTTTTAAGGTCAACTGCTATAAAGTTGCCGTCCTGAAGTTGTTGAATGTGAAAATAAATATGACCATTTAATTTTACCTCGTAAACATCAACTGGGTTAATTAATTGCTTTTCGTAATCCGTTAATTGGGCTTCAATCTTTTTATAGTCCCCATTTCCGATATACTGTTTGCTATAGTCGTTTGTTATAATATCGTCAACACTCAAATCGTGTTTTTCAACGTCGTCAATCGAATAGCCGTTAATTACGCCATGCGAAAAATAAAGGGTAAAATTTTGGTAAGTTTTTGACCGCTGATCAAAAACTTTTAACCTTGTGAGCTTAAAATTCCTTCCTTTAGCATCGTAAAACTGTTGGTAAACCTCGTTGTGGTAAGTAAATGCCACATAACCCAATATATCGCCCATCCCTATTAAAACCCCTCTAAACAAATTGCTGTTTATTTGCAGCTTAAACTGGGCATAGGTATTTGGCAAGCTGCTCAACGTGTTGTTTAACAGCGTAATTTCCCATTGTTTTATTTTGGTTCGTTTAAATAATCCTAACATGCTCCCCAATATAACTATCTTCGGATTGATTGTTGGGGGTTAATTAAACTTGAACAGCGTATTATTGATATTTGCATGTAATTTGCTGTATAAAAAGCCCAGAATCCCTACAGTTCCGGTTATACGCGATGATATGTCCCGAGAAATAATTACCTATAATTAGCCCTTTTCACCAGCTTTTTGATGTCTTTGATTATAATCTTACGGCCTTCCGTCTCTAAAATATCCTCGGCTTTAAATTCCTTCAATAACCTGATCACGTTTTCCTGTGCTATGCCAGCTATGTTAGCAAGGTCGGTGCGGGATATGTTGAGGACAATCTCTTCATTGGCAGGGCTGCCATCCTTGTACTTTTCCCGTAATACAATAAGTGCTATGGCCAGTCGCTCCGAGGCGCTGCGTTGTGCAAATACTGAAATTGTGTTAGCTAATACGGTGAACTCGTGGCTCAAGGCTTTTAAAAGCCGTTGACTAAACATTGGTGAACGGCGGATGACTTCAAAAAAATCCTCCTTAGGGATGAAGCTTAACAAACTCGCTTCCAGGGCTGACGCCGAGTCGGGATAACGCTCTTCTGCCAATACCGCGTGGTAGCCAATTAGTTCGCCCTGGTTGGCTACGTAAATAATCTGCTCTTTGCCAAGCTGGTCAACTTTGTATTTCTTGATCTTTCCACTCCGTACCAAAAAAATACCTGCTGGAACGGAGCCTTCCCGGAAGATCACGTCACCTTTTTGATATCTTTGTTCGCTTTGGTTTGCTATCATGGCTTGGTAGTCCTCATCCGACAGTATATTCAAAATAGACTGCGTTGTAAAATTCCAGCGGTCGATAGGAAAGATTCCCGATAAACTCATAGTGCAAAGATACGATAAACTAAAAACTGATAAATATTGTATTTTGGATTGATTTTTTTCCAGTAAGTGTACTAAAATAAGTCAGTAAATTTGCTTTCAATGGATGTTTACCCTTTTTCTCACTTTCCACCAGTTTATAATGATCCGGCGAAGGCGGGAATGGTGGTTCCTTTGATCAGGGAGCACATCAACCATGCCTTGTTTAGAACTGATTCTGATTTCGACTGGCTTTATCCTGAATATCTTCAACTGATGTCTCAAAAACATTGGACTCCTTTGCCTATCGCCAAAAAAGCCGCTGAATTTTTAGCTGAGCCCGGTTCAAGGGTGCTGGATATTGGCAGTGGGATAGGGAAATTTTGCCTTACCGGTGCTTATTTCAATCCTGAAGCTGATTTTTTTGGAGTTGAACAGCGGCATGAACTTTATTATCATGCAAATATAGCCAGAAATTATACGCAGCTAAACAATGTTGG
Proteins encoded in this window:
- a CDS encoding Crp/Fnr family transcriptional regulator; the protein is MSLSGIFPIDRWNFTTQSILNILSDEDYQAMIANQSEQRYQKGDVIFREGSVPAGIFLVRSGKIKKYKVDQLGKEQIIYVANQGELIGYHAVLAEERYPDSASALEASLLSFIPKEDFFEVIRRSPMFSQRLLKALSHEFTVLANTISVFAQRSASERLAIALIVLREKYKDGSPANEEIVLNISRTDLANIAGIAQENVIRLLKEFKAEDILETEGRKIIIKDIKKLVKRANYR
- a CDS encoding methyltransferase domain-containing protein; translation: MDVYPFSHFPPVYNDPAKAGMVVPLIREHINHALFRTDSDFDWLYPEYLQLMSQKHWTPLPIAKKAAEFLAEPGSRVLDIGSGIGKFCLTGAYFNPEADFFGVEQRHELYYHANIARNYTQLNNVGFIHANITQINFNEFDHFYFFNAFYENVDQKNAIDDTIETSYSLYVYYTAYLLAVLKGVKKGTRLVTYQCLDEVCDINFRLVWSSDSTLLRMWIKE